The proteins below are encoded in one region of Maribacter aestuarii:
- a CDS encoding vanadium-dependent haloperoxidase — protein MKKSITGLLCILFAFACKAPHNQAALDAYFEDGIMLYNRKLTDVIVADIFTPPVASRIYAYSNIAAYEGIRFMEPQKLSLAGQLNHLDSIPTPDPNRTYYYPLTSLIAFTEVAKKLVFDLERMEKLQMDLISEVQEIGIDKDIHDNSVELGKSIAESVLARASEDGYLRRTALPRYSVSDDPGRWRPTPPDYMEAIEPHWNTIKPFVLDSAGQFDPGLPTEFEIDEDSQFFNEARAVYQAVLEVRPEQLEIAKFWDCNPNISTTKGHVMYFQQQISPGGHWIHIAAQVLEAENKSIVEEHAILAQTSIAIADAFISCWDQKYKSSLTRPETFINNYIDPNWEPLLQTPAFPEHTSGHSVASTAAATVLTKLIGENYKFTDSTEVPYGLPTRTYNSFLEASQEAAISRFYGGIHYKPAIELGVEQGRNVGEFVLNSLKF, from the coding sequence ATGAAGAAATCGATTACAGGATTGCTCTGCATACTCTTTGCTTTTGCTTGCAAGGCGCCTCATAACCAGGCAGCATTGGACGCCTATTTTGAGGATGGGATAATGCTTTATAACCGTAAGCTGACCGATGTAATCGTAGCCGATATTTTTACTCCACCCGTTGCCAGTAGAATTTATGCTTACAGTAATATTGCGGCCTACGAAGGCATCCGTTTTATGGAGCCTCAAAAATTAAGTTTGGCCGGTCAACTTAACCATCTGGATTCCATACCCACACCGGACCCTAATAGAACCTATTATTATCCCTTGACTTCTTTGATTGCATTTACGGAGGTTGCGAAGAAGTTAGTCTTTGATTTAGAGCGAATGGAAAAATTACAAATGGATTTGATTTCTGAAGTTCAAGAAATTGGTATTGATAAGGATATCCACGATAACTCGGTTGAGCTGGGCAAGTCAATTGCAGAAAGTGTATTGGCAAGAGCAAGCGAAGATGGGTACCTAAGGAGAACTGCATTACCTAGATATAGCGTAAGCGATGACCCGGGTAGGTGGCGCCCTACCCCACCAGATTACATGGAGGCTATAGAACCTCATTGGAATACCATAAAACCTTTTGTCTTGGATTCCGCTGGTCAGTTTGATCCTGGTCTCCCAACAGAATTTGAAATTGATGAAGACTCACAATTTTTCAACGAGGCTAGAGCAGTTTATCAAGCTGTTCTGGAAGTACGGCCGGAACAATTGGAAATTGCCAAATTCTGGGATTGCAATCCAAACATATCCACTACAAAAGGTCATGTCATGTATTTTCAACAACAGATATCCCCTGGTGGACATTGGATTCATATTGCAGCACAGGTTTTGGAAGCTGAAAATAAAAGCATAGTCGAAGAACACGCCATTTTAGCGCAAACCAGCATTGCAATTGCAGATGCCTTTATTAGCTGTTGGGATCAAAAATATAAAAGTAGTCTTACAAGACCAGAAACCTTCATCAATAACTACATTGATCCAAATTGGGAACCTTTATTACAGACCCCTGCTTTTCCTGAACACACATCCGGTCATAGTGTTGCCTCAACCGCCGCCGCTACAGTCTTAACCAAATTGATTGGAGAGAACTATAAATTCACAGATTCTACAGAGGTACCTTATGGATTGCCTACTAGAACCTATAATTCCTTTCTTGAAGCTTCCCAAGAGGCTGCCATCAGTAGATTTTATGGCGGAATACATTATAAACCGGCCATAGAATTGGGAGTGGAACAAGGAAGGAACGTCGGAGAATTTGTATTAAATAGTCTAAAGTTTTAG
- a CDS encoding GntR family transcriptional regulator has translation MSLIQKIKQLERVNTLSKHEQLVQGIMETIDAGDLKIGDQLPSINAMVAELGFARKTIVKAYEELKDRGLVESKRLKGYFIISQETKVKLKVALLLFAFKNFQEEFYNTFRKELGKRFQIDVFFHHNNVSVFETIFNNISGKYGMYVVAPIPDISIKPLLLSIEPSKLLIIDRYFSLPETYSYISQVFEDSMYSRLVELLPKIKSYKKMLLIASEDSYYPQGTLKAFQRFLDDFDVKGSIQHSYVRGTLRKRNLYFFIGDSFLWEVLKDCRSNEYIVGNDVGILSCDDHIVKEIVFGGITTISTDFREMAVKAANYVKNPVLTQEIMAIDLIKRNSL, from the coding sequence ATGTCATTAATTCAGAAAATTAAGCAGTTGGAGCGGGTTAATACTCTTTCAAAGCACGAGCAGTTGGTTCAAGGAATAATGGAAACTATAGATGCTGGAGATTTGAAAATCGGAGATCAGTTACCGTCTATAAATGCCATGGTCGCGGAATTAGGTTTTGCTAGAAAGACTATTGTTAAGGCCTATGAAGAACTTAAGGATAGGGGACTTGTAGAATCTAAGCGATTAAAAGGGTACTTCATCATAAGTCAGGAAACCAAAGTAAAGTTAAAAGTGGCCTTACTGCTATTCGCTTTCAAAAATTTTCAGGAGGAGTTCTATAATACTTTTCGTAAGGAACTTGGAAAACGATTTCAGATCGATGTATTCTTCCATCACAACAATGTTTCGGTTTTTGAAACCATTTTCAATAATATTAGCGGTAAATATGGTATGTATGTGGTTGCTCCGATACCGGATATTTCCATTAAACCATTATTGCTTAGTATTGAACCCTCTAAATTATTAATTATAGACCGTTACTTCTCGTTGCCTGAGACCTATTCCTATATTTCACAAGTTTTTGAGGACAGCATGTACAGTAGGCTTGTGGAGCTATTACCTAAAATAAAGAGTTATAAAAAGATGTTGTTGATAGCGTCAGAGGATAGTTACTATCCGCAAGGGACTTTAAAAGCTTTCCAAAGGTTTTTGGATGATTTTGACGTGAAAGGTAGTATTCAGCATAGTTATGTTAGGGGCACTTTAAGGAAGAGAAACCTTTACTTTTTTATAGGAGATAGTTTTCTTTGGGAGGTTTTAAAAGATTGCAGAAGCAATGAATACATTGTTGGGAATGACGTGGGTATATTATCTTGTGATGACCATATTGTTAAAGAAATTGTATTTGGTGGTATCACCACTATTTCTACGGATTTTAGGGAGATGGCTGTAAAAGCGGCTAATTACGTGAAAAATCCTGTTCTCACCCAAGAAATAATGGCCATTGATCTTATAAAAAGAAACTCGCTCTAA